The proteins below are encoded in one region of Clostridium pasteurianum DSM 525 = ATCC 6013:
- a CDS encoding IS3 family transposase yields the protein MKKKELPTLEDKKTLGIKYTGKGLKISRACRLLQISRTSFYPRKKLVVDKKSSIRNVGRPIPGFSYGINNCIVDDSVIETLLHEACEKYPFYGYKKVTCILRRSHGLQLNAKKVYRLAKKLGLLLPYVKHTKQGHLAIARDVKAINKLWQIDIKYVKALNGQFIMLTDIIDVYSRKLVGREITPTATTEDAKTAVKRALIENNVTSNIVLRSDNGPQFTSVKFEQFCKTNNIYHELIPTSSPNYNAHIESFHSLLSKECISWNEIRNFTHGYMLIDEYIEFYNEERIHGSLNYLSPNEFIRKSII from the coding sequence ATTAAAAAAAAAGAATTACCTACGTTAGAAGATAAAAAGACTCTTGGAATAAAATATACTGGAAAGGGACTTAAGATCTCTAGAGCATGTAGGCTATTACAAATATCAAGAACATCATTTTACCCAAGGAAAAAACTTGTTGTGGATAAAAAATCATCAATAAGAAATGTCGGTAGACCAATACCTGGTTTTTCATATGGAATAAACAACTGCATTGTTGATGACTCTGTTATTGAAACTCTTTTACATGAGGCATGTGAAAAATATCCATTCTATGGCTATAAAAAAGTAACTTGTATACTCCGTAGGAGTCATGGACTTCAACTTAATGCCAAAAAAGTATATAGATTAGCTAAAAAGCTAGGATTGCTTCTTCCATATGTAAAACACACTAAGCAAGGACATCTTGCTATCGCAAGAGATGTAAAAGCTATAAATAAATTATGGCAAATTGATATAAAGTATGTAAAAGCTTTAAATGGACAGTTTATAATGCTTACTGATATTATTGACGTTTATTCTAGAAAATTAGTTGGTAGAGAAATTACACCAACTGCTACCACAGAAGATGCAAAAACAGCTGTAAAAAGAGCACTTATAGAGAATAATGTTACTTCAAATATAGTTTTAAGAAGCGATAATGGTCCCCAGTTTACATCTGTAAAATTTGAACAATTCTGCAAAACAAATAATATATATCATGAGCTTATCCCAACAAGCTCACCTAACTATAATGCACATATAGAGTCCTTTCATTCCTTACTTTCTAAGGAGTGCATTAGTTGGAATGAGATTAGGAACTTTACTCACGGGTATATGCTTATTGATGAGTATATAGAGTTCTATAATGAAGAAAGAATTCATGGAAGCTTAAATTATTTAAGTCCAAATGAGTTTATAAGAAAATCTATAATATAG
- a CDS encoding sensor histidine kinase translates to MAYVLVVSINIGIIINNIIISKFDLKHIVGVIAFSFSTLYLLLIYKEDEFSTPVLTIVLIIYLYIIIRSLIYSIFVSVVTQIIIALSDAFTGMIFMDIFKFDYSEILSNKIIYLFAAVSILLMSTIISKLLNIFFRKIKYNNFFNKNNKNLFLLVLSLIMVLTSIYLSLILFRYLFQTYTRLVAIVNFSIISIFIILVIIINYLSARNYRYKLENKYKDEELKSLNEYTYMIENQSDDLRKFKHDYTNIIKIIGYYIELDDINKLKNFYREELLPESEEIMVKDISFTKLHYIKINPIKVFISSKINIAEKRNIKVNIEVEEAINEIYIGIIDLCRILGILFDNAIEAAELCENKFIELAIIKDDTNITFIINNSCLENTPPVYKLYKKNFSTKGINRGVGLKSAMSIINTNYSNISLNTSMENCVFKQELIICNFKNA, encoded by the coding sequence ATGGCATATGTACTTGTTGTATCTATAAATATTGGGATTATTATAAATAATATTATAATTTCTAAATTTGATTTAAAACATATTGTAGGTGTGATTGCATTTAGCTTTAGTACACTTTATTTACTACTTATTTATAAAGAAGATGAATTTTCAACACCAGTTTTGACAATTGTTCTAATAATATATTTGTATATAATTATTAGAAGTTTGATTTATTCAATATTTGTTTCTGTTGTTACCCAGATAATAATCGCTTTAAGTGATGCATTTACTGGAATGATTTTTATGGATATTTTTAAATTTGATTACTCAGAAATATTAAGTAATAAGATTATATATTTATTTGCTGCAGTCAGTATTCTTCTAATGTCAACTATTATAAGTAAATTATTAAATATATTTTTTAGAAAAATAAAATATAATAATTTTTTTAACAAAAACAATAAAAATTTATTTCTTTTAGTACTATCATTAATTATGGTTTTAACATCCATATATTTATCACTAATTTTGTTTAGATATTTATTTCAAACTTATACTAGATTAGTTGCTATAGTAAATTTTTCTATTATTAGTATTTTTATTATATTAGTAATTATAATTAATTATTTGAGTGCAAGAAATTATAGGTATAAATTAGAAAATAAATATAAAGATGAGGAACTAAAGAGTCTTAATGAATATACATATATGATTGAAAATCAATCTGATGATTTGAGAAAATTTAAGCATGATTATACAAATATAATAAAGATAATAGGTTATTACATTGAACTGGATGATATAAATAAACTGAAAAATTTTTATAGAGAGGAATTACTGCCTGAAAGTGAAGAAATTATGGTTAAAGACATCTCCTTTACAAAACTTCACTATATAAAAATAAATCCAATAAAAGTGTTTATATCATCTAAAATTAATATTGCTGAGAAAAGAAATATAAAGGTTAATATTGAAGTTGAAGAAGCTATAAATGAGATATATATAGGTATAATAGATTTATGTAGAATTCTTGGTATACTATTTGACAATGCTATTGAAGCAGCAGAATTATGTGAAAATAAATTTATTGAATTAGCAATCATAAAGGATGATACTAATATTACTTTTATAATAAATAATTCTTGTCTGGAAAATACTCCACCTGTGTATAAATTATATAAAAAGAACTTCTCAACTAAAGGAATAAACAGGGGAGTTGGTTTAAAATCTGCTATGAGTATTATAAATACAAATTATAGTAATATATCTTTAAATACCAGTATGGAAAATTGTGTTTTTAAGCAAGAACTTATAATTTGTAATTTTAAGAATGCTTAG
- a CDS encoding transposase: protein MGRRKYTLEEKIKIVEELNKGLTNAQICKKYEITSSTLSTFKKQLNVINATEPKDKKATPKEKALEEENRKLKELIGKKELELDMLQELLKKKNYLR from the coding sequence ATGGGAAGAAGAAAGTATACTTTAGAGGAAAAAATTAAAATAGTTGAAGAATTAAATAAAGGGTTAACTAATGCACAAATATGCAAAAAATATGAAATTACATCATCAACATTATCTACATTTAAGAAGCAACTTAATGTAATTAATGCAACAGAGCCAAAGGATAAAAAGGCTACGCCTAAAGAAAAAGCTCTAGAAGAAGAAAACCGTAAACTTAAAGAGCTTATTGGCAAAAAAGAGCTAGAACTTGATATGCTTCAAGAATTATTAAAAAAAAAGAATTACCTACGTTAG
- a CDS encoding cyclic lactone autoinducer peptide, with the protein MKSSKIAHKLSLLVCTIAIGIASTSSSMCILWSFSECKMPKSLYKID; encoded by the coding sequence ATGAAAAGTTCTAAAATTGCACACAAATTATCTCTATTAGTTTGTACAATAGCTATAGGAATAGCTTCTACTTCATCTTCTATGTGTATTTTATGGTCCTTTAGTGAGTGTAAAATGCCTAAATCCTTATATAAAATAGACTAA
- a CDS encoding accessory gene regulator B family protein: MLNYCIVAVVSFGILRTFASGVHTGSNIKCILMNYIIFLGNIFLSLRFSLRGCRTKKISATVFLHKKINLPLGRVKDLL, from the coding sequence ATGCTTAATTATTGTATAGTAGCAGTGGTATCTTTTGGTATACTTAGAACCTTTGCTAGTGGAGTTCATACTGGATCAAATATAAAATGTATTCTTATGAATTATATAATATTTTTAGGAAATATATTTTTAAGTTTGAGGTTTTCATTAAGGGGCTGTCGCACTAAAAAAATTAGTGCGACAGTTTTTTTGCATAAAAAAATAAATCTCCCACTCGGAAGAGTGAAAGATCTATTGTAA
- a CDS encoding accessory gene regulator B family protein has product MLISVYAPADTAERPLISKKLRRSLKIKSIVVVVLLIIISIMLPHSVYVNIIIYSILEEAVLITPIIYILLGKSYKNYKNI; this is encoded by the coding sequence ATTTTAATTAGTGTATATGCTCCTGCAGATACCGCTGAACGTCCACTTATAAGTAAAAAGCTTAGGAGAAGTTTAAAGATTAAATCTATAGTTGTAGTAGTATTATTAATTATAATAAGTATAATGTTACCTCATTCAGTTTATGTGAATATAATTATTTATTCTATATTAGAAGAGGCTGTGTTGATTACTCCAATAATATACATTTTATTAGGGAAATCCTATAAAAATTATAAGAATATATAA
- a CDS encoding macrolide family glycosyltransferase, whose protein sequence is MSKILILNIPMHGHINPTIALTKELVKRGHDVTYLINEEFREKIASTGAKIITYEVQNDKKLFKRIFTVMSTIYYKALEIGKNFDCIIYEMGFFFGAKLGEELGIKTVCLTSTFALNNKITDDFAKGKSFLHKIMEIKLLRKLLSIVLIKDKKLRHTDLMYELIDHNPDLNIVYTSRQFQIHNEDFDEKHFVFIGPSVGGRIQDSDIPFDKMKSKIIYISLGTVSTNSLKFFKTCIGAFKNTDVSVIMSIGKQIDIEDLGTIPNNFYVYPFVPQVAVLEHADLFVTHCGMNSANEAMYYAVPIIGIPQRADQPIVANRMVQLGLGEMIDKKHVTADNLKERTMRVLKDSTYKTNMTKMREEMLSSGGYMKAADEIEKYIYEDQFAYKAASS, encoded by the coding sequence ATGTCAAAAATTTTAATTCTCAACATCCCAATGCATGGTCATATAAATCCTACTATTGCTCTTACTAAAGAATTGGTAAAGAGAGGACATGATGTTACCTACCTCATTAATGAAGAATTTCGAGAAAAAATAGCTTCTACAGGAGCAAAAATTATAACTTATGAAGTACAAAATGACAAAAAACTCTTCAAAAGAATTTTCACTGTTATGTCAACCATCTACTACAAAGCCTTGGAAATTGGGAAGAACTTTGACTGCATTATTTATGAAATGGGCTTTTTCTTTGGTGCCAAGCTAGGCGAAGAATTAGGCATCAAAACGGTTTGTCTTACCTCTACCTTTGCTTTAAATAATAAAATTACAGATGATTTTGCCAAAGGCAAAAGCTTCTTGCATAAAATCATGGAAATCAAATTATTGAGAAAATTACTTTCAATAGTTTTAATTAAAGATAAAAAATTGAGACATACTGATTTGATGTATGAATTAATTGATCACAATCCTGATTTAAATATTGTTTATACCTCTAGACAATTTCAAATCCATAATGAAGATTTTGATGAAAAGCACTTTGTGTTCATAGGACCTTCCGTGGGAGGCCGTATACAAGATAGTGATATTCCCTTTGATAAAATGAAATCAAAAATTATCTATATATCCTTGGGAACTGTATCTACAAATTCTCTTAAATTCTTTAAAACTTGCATAGGAGCCTTTAAAAACACTGATGTTTCCGTAATTATGTCCATTGGTAAACAAATAGACATTGAAGATTTGGGTACAATCCCCAATAATTTCTATGTATATCCTTTTGTTCCACAGGTGGCAGTATTAGAACATGCAGATTTATTTGTTACCCACTGCGGTATGAACAGTGCCAATGAAGCTATGTATTATGCTGTTCCAATCATTGGAATTCCACAAAGGGCTGATCAGCCAATTGTAGCAAATCGCATGGTACAACTTGGCTTAGGTGAAATGATTGATAAAAAACATGTTACTGCTGACAATTTAAAGGAAAGGACAATGAGGGTTTTAAAGGACTCCACCTATAAAACCAATATGACCAAAATGCGTGAAGAAATGCTATCATCAGGCGGATATATGAAAGCAGCAGATGAAATAGAAAAATATATTTATGAAGATCAATTTGCTTACAAAGCCGCTTCCTCTTAG
- a CDS encoding LytR/AlgR family response regulator transcription factor, with the protein MLNIIICEDNKVQLRQIQDIIEYELTNLKIDSSIDLATSNPKDVIDYLRKNKEKCFIYFLDVDLKADMNGIELAKNIRKYDLRGYIVFVTSHVESSFLTFKYKVQAFDYILKMDDDILRKDISECLFQAYNNYKRITSEERKTIAIKYNNKVTNFYMDEILFFETMEIDHKLKMHTEKGIFEFYGKLKDIEDEMPSNYYRSHRSYLVNTSKIRSVDARECIIYMINGDSCLVSKRYLKGLKAYV; encoded by the coding sequence ATGCTTAATATTATAATTTGTGAAGATAATAAGGTTCAACTAAGACAAATTCAAGACATTATAGAATATGAGTTAACAAATCTGAAAATAGATTCTTCTATTGATTTAGCTACGAGTAATCCTAAAGATGTAATTGATTATTTAAGGAAAAATAAAGAAAAGTGTTTCATTTATTTTTTAGATGTAGATTTAAAGGCTGACATGAATGGTATAGAACTTGCAAAGAATATCAGAAAATATGACCTTAGAGGATATATAGTATTTGTAACCTCTCATGTAGAATCCTCATTTTTAACCTTCAAGTATAAGGTACAAGCCTTTGATTATATTTTAAAAATGGATGATGATATTCTTAGAAAAGATATATCAGAATGCTTATTTCAAGCTTATAATAACTATAAAAGAATTACTTCTGAGGAAAGAAAGACCATAGCAATAAAATATAATAATAAAGTTACCAATTTTTACATGGATGAAATATTATTCTTTGAGACCATGGAAATAGATCATAAGCTTAAAATGCATACTGAAAAGGGTATTTTTGAATTCTATGGTAAATTAAAAGATATAGAAGATGAGATGCCTTCAAATTATTATAGAAGTCATAGATCATATTTGGTAAATACAAGTAAAATTAGATCGGTAGATGCAAGAGAATGTATTATATATATGATAAATGGAGATAGCTGTCTTGTTTCAAAACGTTATTTAAAAGGGTTGAAAGCATATGTATAA